From the genome of Seriola aureovittata isolate HTS-2021-v1 ecotype China chromosome 6, ASM2101889v1, whole genome shotgun sequence, one region includes:
- the tnfaip8l1 gene encoding tumor necrosis factor alpha-induced protein 8-like protein 1 — translation MDSFSTKSLALQAQKKLMSKMATKSMANLFIDDTSSEVLDELYRVTKEYTRNRKESQKIIKNLIKMVVKLGVLYRNNQFNSEELILVENFRKKVHTLAMTAVSFHQIEFTFDRRVMSAILNECRELLHQAIKRHLTAKSHSRVNHVFNHFADCDFLAALYGPSEVYRAHLQRICNGVNKMLDDGNL, via the exons ATGGACTCTTTCAGCACCAAGAGCTTAGCCCTGCAGGCGCAGAAGAAGCTGATGAGCAAGATGGCAACCAAGAGCATGGCCAACCTTTTCATCGACGACACCAGCAGCGAAGTGCTGGACGAGCTGTACCGCGTCACCAAGGAGTACACCCGCAACCGTAAAGAGTCCCAGAAGATCATCAAGAACTTGATCAAGATGGTGGTGAAGCTTGGAGTGCTCTATAGAAACAACCAGTTCAACAGCGAGGAGCTGATCCTGGTGGAGAACTTCAG GAAGAAAGTCCACACTCTGGCCATGACGGCAGTCAGTTTCCACCAGATCGAGTTCACCTTTGACCGCCGCGTCATGAGCGCCATTTTGAATGAGTGTCGTGAACTGCTACACCAGGCCATCAAACGCCACCTGACAGCCAAGAGCCACTCGAGAGTCAACCACGTCTTCAATCATTTCGCCGACTGTGACTTCCTGGCCGCTCTCTACGGGCCCTCGGAGGTTTATCGCGCTCACCTGCAGAGGATCTGTAACGGTGTCAACAAGATGCTCGATGACGggaacctctga